A section of the Bacteroidota bacterium genome encodes:
- a CDS encoding replication-associated recombination protein A — MNSAPQIPLAERIRPKTLPELAGQEHLTGKGSILRVAIEINSVPSMIFWGPPGTGKTTIANIIANTLNVPFFTLSAISAGVKDVREVIEQARKKAGSILFIDEIHRFNKGQQDALLGAVEKGIIRLIGATTENPSFEVNSALLSRCQVYVLKPLEKKHLIQLLKQAMEKDEWLKTKKIELKETEALLNISGGDARKLLNLFELVCENAGDEIIITDELVMNTAQQRIALYDKQGEQHYDIISAFIKSIRGSDPNAAVYWLARMIEGGEDVKFIARRLVILASEDIGNANPTALVLANAAFDAVNKIGYPEASIILSQCVTYLASSQKSNAAVAAIGAASAAVKQHGDLPVPLHIRNAPTKLMKEMGYGKNYEYSHNFDNNFSPQEYLPKEISGTNFYNPGKNTREEELRKFLKSLWKDKYNY, encoded by the coding sequence TTCTGTTCCTTCCATGATATTCTGGGGACCACCCGGTACTGGTAAAACAACCATTGCAAATATTATAGCTAATACATTAAACGTTCCTTTCTTCACTCTTAGTGCCATAAGTGCCGGAGTAAAAGATGTACGGGAAGTAATTGAACAGGCAAGAAAAAAAGCCGGCTCCATTTTATTTATTGATGAGATACACCGCTTCAACAAAGGCCAGCAAGATGCTTTACTCGGCGCAGTTGAAAAAGGAATCATCCGCCTGATCGGGGCAACAACCGAAAATCCTTCTTTTGAAGTTAATTCAGCATTACTAAGTCGCTGCCAGGTATATGTTTTAAAACCGTTGGAAAAAAAACATTTGATTCAATTGCTTAAACAGGCAATGGAAAAAGATGAATGGCTGAAAACTAAAAAAATCGAATTGAAAGAAACAGAAGCGCTACTCAATATCTCCGGCGGCGATGCAAGAAAATTATTAAACCTGTTTGAGCTGGTTTGTGAAAATGCCGGAGATGAAATTATTATTACTGATGAACTGGTGATGAACACTGCCCAGCAGCGGATCGCTTTGTATGATAAACAGGGTGAACAGCATTATGATATTATTTCAGCATTTATAAAATCTATTCGAGGCAGTGATCCTAATGCTGCTGTATATTGGTTAGCAAGAATGATCGAAGGTGGAGAAGATGTAAAATTTATAGCAAGACGACTTGTAATACTCGCCAGTGAAGATATTGGTAATGCAAACCCGACAGCATTGGTATTGGCAAATGCCGCATTTGACGCAGTTAATAAGATCGGTTACCCAGAAGCCAGTATTATACTTTCCCAATGTGTCACTTATCTTGCTTCATCACAAAAAAGCAATGCAGCAGTTGCGGCTATCGGTGCTGCTTCCGCTGCTGTTAAACAACATGGTGATCTACCAGTGCCCCTGCATATCCGCAATGCTCCTACCAAACTGATGAAGGAAATGGGTTATGGAAAAAATTATGAATACTCCCATAACTTCGATAACAACTTTTCTCCGCAGGAATACTTACCGAAAGAAATATCGGGTACTAATTTTTACAATCCCGGGAAAAATACAAGAGAAGAAGAATTGCGAAAGTTCCTGAAGAGTTTGTGGAAGGATAAATATAATTACTGA